A single region of the Drosophila takahashii strain IR98-3 E-12201 chromosome 2R, DtakHiC1v2, whole genome shotgun sequence genome encodes:
- the Patronin gene encoding patronin isoform X16 — protein MDVETQEIRQARQRASVKWLLSKAFNNRVPDNLKEPFYRDHENQERLKPQIIVELGNATLYCQTLSNLYSDPNYQSMNHWSIIQTLARKGVPVAETSDMPITETVLIQTNPLRINAHMSVIESLMVLYAKEISSGDRVMAAIRRISGNNYQAPPGQSYEQALLGWISHACAALKKRIIKEVDAGLPDDNGSRLQTPDIPPVRDFQDLCDGICLALLISYYCPKVVPWTSVRINYLPAVEDSIHNILLVCNFSQKHLPYSVFHMTPEDVTYMRGSMKLNLVLLLTDLFNLFEIHPAKCVCYPGMDGQDVIARRTLGANEHGICHRRGLTVQPVTPIPDLRSDLDQPPVGSPQNRPPFQVPHSNSFGGGLNRRSTPPNEYQTVQSNNFDGNNHAEAFVVHKSRGITTLASMHSQQQQQLHQQHQQQQQQQQQQQYQQHPSHSQLQIQQQQEPLVPARLRQAKEKTNVESKADERGDFVAAGRPSNWEQSRRPSFAGRRSRRNSSSEDSQLTIENFGGSQDQLNTLGRYERDRERKLSNTSVGGSGYPVEPAVAVRSSIADARGTLQLGYDTDSGSEKQDRETEKYSMRRQVSVDNVPTVSSHNLSNAGSPLPVARHKQHSSDKDYGSNSGVTMTPDTPYNDTRSTSGYDPESTPVRKSSTSSMPASPAAWQLDVGDDDMRSLENASKLSTIRMKLEEKRRRIEQDKRKIEMALLRHQEKEDLESCPDVMKWETMSNESKRTPDMDPVDLDKYQQSIAIMNMNLQDIQQDIHRLATQQSQMQAQHLQAQQLMQAQQIANMLNQQQTYGSQQHLADHHYQQPRPMQQSFGSSPHLPQAYNAPVSAYSSRPPSRDPYQQQLHQQHQQQQPMAMPQYVNEHGQYMSPPQPAHYMQQQPQQQQQQQPQSIYSDNGAAYNNHSPYGGGAPQYRSSVVYDDYGQPTNHFYLHESSPQPQAHPHPQRRTWAHSAAAAAYEQQQQIQQPLVDVNAWQTQQHQQQKQKQTWMNRPPSSVGAPSPGSFVLHQNGGGNNGGGGELQHLFQVQASPQHAQRQVSGSNGVQRQQSLTNLRDNRSPRAPQQMGMPMQHEDMMAPQSICFIGDEEDVDELERNIIESMQSTRISDFVHQQQQQHQQQLQQQQQRLQGHSGRGSSSEDYDSGEMISNKLNITSGNLTYRIPSPSRPSIQANSFQDPRSPMAAASGEEPPEKGFYISFDDEQPKRPKPPLRAKRSPKKEAPPGGRDSVDNQATLKRESLSQLHNNNNIGFGGGEDVVSSKPVTRHSIHGLSNSNSVKSPGNATYNKYTDEPPIQLRQLAVSGAVSPTGNERRHLEDVTNQTHQQQQQQPMSPTRLQQSSNNAEAAKNKALVIGADSTNLDPDSVDEMERRKEKIMLLSLQRRQQQEEAKARKEIESSQKREKEREKEEERSRKKEEQIARRAAILEQHRLKKAIEEAEREGKTLDRPDLHVKLQPHSSTSTTPRLRQQRTTRPRPKTIHVDDASVDISEASSISSRGKKGSSSNLTGYGQLSSNSMKRDYYRGSQDSLTVKESPDDYPSTSSTPIGRRGSYKTSRDSGLGRATPPRRAPSPGMGMGASGPKLYKQPAAKSNRGIILNAVEYCVFPGVVNREAKQKVLEKIARSEAKHFLVLFRDAGCQFRALYSYQPETDQVTKLYGTGPSQVDEVMFDKFFKYNSGGKCFSQVHTKHLTVTIDAFTIHNSLWQGKRVQLPSKKDMALVI, from the exons ATGGATGTCGAAACACAGGAAATACGACAG GCTCGTCAACGTGCTTCCGTCAAGTGGCTGCTCTCGAAGGCCTTTAACAATCGCGTGCCAGACAACCTGAAGGAGCCCTTCTATCGCGACCATGAGAACCAGGAGCGCCTCAAGCCGCAGATCATCGTGGAGCTGGGCAATGCCACGCTCTACTGCCAGACGCTGTCCAATCTGTACTCAGATCCCAACTACCAAAGCATGAACCACTGGTCAATAATACAGACGCTAGCGCGCAAGGGAGTTCCCGTGGCGGAGACCTCGGACATGCCCATTACCGAAACGGTATTAATTCAAACGAATCCGCTGCGAATT AACGCCCACATGTCTGTGATAGAATCGCTGATGGTTTTGTATGCGAAGGAAATATCGTCGGGTGACCGCGTCATGGCGGCCATACGAAG AATATCTGGCAACAACTATCAGGCGCCTCCTGGCCAGTCCTATGAGCAAGCTCTGCTGGGCTGGATTTCGCATGCTTGCGCTGCTCTAAAGAAGCGCATTATCAAGGAGGTGGACGCTGGGCTGCCCGATGATAAT GGCTCTCGTCTGCAGACGCCGGACATACCGCCTGTGAGGGACTTCCAGGATCTGTGCGACGGCATCTGCTTGGCGCTGCTTATCTCGTACTATTGCCCCAAGGTGGTGCCGTGGACGAGTGTGCGGATTAATTATCTGCCGGCCGTCGAGGATTCGATTCATAACATCCTGCTGGTGTGCAACTTCTCGCAGAAGCATCTGCCCTACAGCGTGTTCCACATGACGCCCGAGGATGTGACCTATATGAGAGG ATCCATGAAACTGAATCTGGTACTGCTGCTCACGGATCTGTTCAATCTGTTCGAGATACACCCAGCCAAGTGCGTTTGCTACCCCGGCATGGATGGTCAGG ATGTCATCGCCCGGCGCACTTTGGGCGCCAATGAGCACGGGATCTGCCATCGACGGGGCCTCACTGTACAGCCCGTCACGCCCATTCCCGATCTGCGCAGCGATCTCGACCAGCCGCCAGTTGGCTCGCCCCAGAATCGACCACCGTTCCAAG tTCCGCACTCGAATTCATTTGGCGGCGGCCTAAATCGCAGATCAACCCCGCCCAACGAATACCAGACGGTTCAGTCAAATAATTTTGACGGTAATAATCATGCCGaag CCTTTGTGGTGCACAAGTCGCGTGGCATCACCACACTCGCCTCCATGcactcgcagcagcagcagcagctccatcagcaacatcagcagcagcagcaacagcaacagcagcagcaataccAGCAGCACCCGTCCCACTCGCAGCTCCaaatccagcagcagcaggagcccTTGGTTCCGGCTCGCTTGCGCCAGGCTAAAGAAAAGACCAATGTCGAGTCGAAGGCGGACGAGAGAG GCGATTTTGTCGCTGCCGGTCGACCAAGTAACTGGGAACAGAGCCGCCGGCCCAGCTTTGCAG GACGTCGCTCACGCAGGAATTCCTCGAGTGAGGACTCCCAGCTGACCATTGAAAACTTTGGCGGCTCACAGGATCAGCTGAATACATTAGGACGCTACGAACGCGACAGGGAACGTAAGTTGTCCAACACCAGCGTGGGTGGTAGTGGCTATCCAGTGGAACCCGCCGTGGCCGTTCGATCCTCGATTGCCGATGCGCGGGGCACGTTGCAGCTGGGTTACGACACGGATTCGGGCTCTGAGAAGCAGGATCGCGAGACGGAAAAGTATTCGATGCGGCGGCAAGTCAG CGTGGACAATGTGCCCACTGTTTCGTCGCACAATCTTTCGAATGCGGGCAGCCCGTTGCCGGTGGCCAGGCACAAGCAACATTCCAGCGACAAAGACTACGGCAGCAACAGTGGGGTGACGATGACGCCGGATACGCCGTACAACGATACCCGTTCCACCAGTGGCTACGATCCGGAGAGCACGCCCGTGCGCAAATCCTCGACTAGCAGCATGCCAGCGAGTCCAGCTGCCTGGCAGTTGGATGTGGGTGACGATGATATGCGATCGCTGGAGAACGCCAGCAAGCTGTCCACCATACGGATGAAGCTGGAGGAGAAGCGGCGGCGCATAGAGCAGGACAAGCGCAAGATCGAGATGGCCTTGCTGCGACACCAGGAGAAG gAGGATTTGGAGTCGTGTCCGGATGTGATGAAATGGGAGACCATGAGCAACGAATCGAAGCGCACGCCCGACATGGATCCCGTTGACTTGGACAAGTACCAG CAAAGCATCGCCATCATGAACATGAATCTGCAGGACATTCAGCAGGACATCCACCGCCTGGCCACGCAGCAGAGTCAGATGCAGGCGCAGCACCTGCAGGCCCAGCAGCTGATGCAGGCTCAGCAGATAGCCAACATGCTGAACCAG CAGCAGACCTACGGGTCGCAGCAGCACCTGGCCGATCACCATTACCAGCAGCCGAGACCCATGCAGCAAAGCTTTGGCTCATCGCCGCATCTTCCGCAGGCCTACAACGCCCCAGTCAGTGCGTACAGTTCCCGTCCGCCCAGCCGCGATCcctaccagcagcagctccaccagcaacatcagcagcaacagccgaTGGCCATGCCCCAGTACGTCAACGAGCATGGGCAGTACATGTCGCCGCCGCAGCCCGCCCACTACATGCAGCAgcaaccgcagcagcagcaacagcagcagccgcagagCATCTACAGTGACAACGGGGCGGCGTACAACAACCACTCGCCCTACGGCGGAGGAGCTCCGCAGTATCGGAGCAGCGTGGTGTACGATGATTACGGGCAGCCCACCAATCACTTTTACCTGCACGAATCGTCGCCACAGCCGCAGgctcatccgcatccgcagcgGAGGACTTGGGCCCACTCCGCAGCAGCCGCCGCctacgagcagcagcagcagatccaGCAGCCTCTGGTGGATGTGAATGCCTGGCAGacgcagcagcatcagcagcagaagcagaaacagACCTGGATGAACAGGCCGCCCTCGAGTGTGGGCGCACCCAGTCCCGGCAGCTTTGTGCTGCATCAGAATGGAGGAGGAAATAACGGAGGAGGTGGCGAACTACAGCACCTGTTTCAGGTGCAGGCCTCGCCGCAGCACGCCCAGCGTCAGGTGAGCGGTTCGAATGGCGTGCAGCGCCAGCAATCGCTGACCAATTTGCGCGACAATCGATCGCCCAGGGCACCGCAACAAATGGGCATGCCGATGCAGCACGAGGACATGATGGCGCCGCAGAGCATTTGCTTCATCGGCGACGAGGAGGATGTGGATGAGCTGGAGCGCAACATCATTGAGTCCATGCAGTCGACGCGCATCTCCGACTTTgtgcaccagcagcagcagcaacatcaacagcaactccagcagcagcagcagcgattgCAGGGGCACAGCGGACGAGGCAGCAGCTCGGAGGATTACGACAGCGGGGAGATGATCTCCAACAAGCTGAACATCACCAGCGGCAACCTCACGTACCGCATACCCTCGCCCTCCCGTCCCTCCATCCAGGCCAACAGCTTCCAGGATCCCCGATCCCCAATGGCAGCGGCATCCGGCGAGGAGCCGCCCGAGAAGGGCTTCTACATCTCCTTCGACGACGAGCAGCCCAAGCGACCCAAGCCACCGCTGCGGGCCAAGCGATCGCCCAAAAAGGAGGCTCCGCCGGGTGGAAGGGACAGCGTGGATAACCAGGCGACCCTCAAACGTGAATCGCTAAGTCAGctgcacaacaacaacaacattggATTCGGCGGAGGTGAGGATGTGGTGAGCAGCAAGCCAGTGACCAGGCACAGCATCCACGGGCTGAGCAACTCCAACAGTGTCAAATCCCCCGGGAATGCCACCTACAACAAGTACACCGATGAGCCGCCCATCCAACTCCGCCAGCTGGCCGTTTCGGGAGCAGTTTCGCCGACTGGCAACGAACGCCGCCACTTGGAGGATGTGACCAATCAgacgcatcagcagcagcagcaacagccgaTGTCGCCCACGCGACTCCAGCAGAGCAGCAACAATGCGGAGGCGGCCAAAAACAAGGCGCTGGTCATCGGAGCAGATTCTACGAATTTGGATCCG GATTCTGTAGACGAGATGGAGCGGCGCAAGGAGAAGATCATGCTGCTGTCCCTGCAGCGTcgccagcagcaggaggaggccAAGGCGCGCAAGGAGATCGAGTCTTCCCAGAAGCGGGAAAAGGAGcgcgagaaggaggaggagcggtCGCGCAAGAAGGAAGAGCAAATAGCTCGGCGAGCGGCCATTTTGGAGCAGCACAGACTCAAGAAAGCCATCGAAGAGGCCGAGCGAGAG GGTAAAACCCTGGATCGGCCCGACTTGCATGTGAAACTGCAACCCCATTCATCCACCTCAACGACTCCGCGGCTGAGGCAGCAGCGCACCACGCGTCCCAGACCCAAGACGATCCACGTGGACGATGCCAGCGTGGACATCAGCGAGGCTTCGAGCATCTCTAGTCGGGGCAAGAAAGGCTCAAGCTCGAATCTAACCG GCTACGGTCAACTAAGCTCAAATTCAATGAAAAGAGATTACTACAGGGGCTCGCAAGACTCCCTCACTGTAAAAg AGTCACCCGATGATTATCCCAGTACAAGTTCAACTCCGATTGGACGACGGGGATCGTACAAAACTTCCAGAG ATTCGGGACTGGGACGCGCCACTCCGCCGAGGCGTGCTCCGTCGcctggaatgggaatgggcgcTTCAG GTCCCAAACTCTATAAACAACCAGCGGCCAAATCGAATCGTGGGATCATCCTGAACGCCGTTGAATACTGCGTTTTTCCCGGCGTCGTCAACCGCGAGGCCAAACAGAAAGTGCTGGAGAAGATCGCGCGCTCGGAGGCGAAGCACTTCCTGGTACTCTTCCGGGATGCGGGCTGCCAGTTCCGCGCCCTCTACAGCTACCAGCCGGAAACGGACCAGGTGACCAAGCTGTATGGCACTGGGCCTAGTCAAGTCGACGAAGTGATGTTCGACAAGTTCTTCAA ATACAACTCAGGCGGCAAGTGCTTCTCGCAAGTGCACACAAAGCATCTGACGGTGACCATCGACGCCTTCACAATACACAATTCCCTGTGGCAGGGCAAGCGGGTGCAGTTGCCCAGCAAAAAGGACATGGCGCTGGTAATCTAA
- the Patronin gene encoding patronin isoform X10 has product MDVETQEIRQARQRASVKWLLSKAFNNRVPDNLKEPFYRDHENQERLKPQIIVELGNATLYCQTLSNLYSDPNYQSMNHWSIIQTLARKGVPVAETSDMPITETVLIQTNPLRINAHMSVIESLMVLYAKEISSGDRVMAAIRRISGNNYQAPPGQSYEQALLGWISHACAALKKRIIKEVDAGLPDDNGSRLQTPDIPPVRDFQDLCDGICLALLISYYCPKVVPWTSVRINYLPAVEDSIHNILLVCNFSQKHLPYSVFHMTPEDVTYMRGSMKLNLVLLLTDLFNLFEIHPAKCVCYPGMDGQDVIARRTLGANEHGICHRRGLTVQPVTPIPDLRSDLDQPPVGSPQNRPPFQVPHSNSFGGGLNRRSTPPNEYQTVQSNNFDGNNHAEAFVVHKSRGITTLASMHSQQQQQLHQQHQQQQQQQQQQQYQQHPSHSQLQIQQQQEPLVPARLRQAKEKTNVESKADERGDFVAAGRPSNWEQSRRPSFAGRRSRRNSSSEDSQLTIENFGGSQDQLNTLGRYERDRERKLSNTSVGGSGYPVEPAVAVRSSIADARGTLQLGYDTDSGSEKQDRETEKYSMRRQVSVDNVPTVSSHNLSNAGSPLPVARHKQHSSDKDYGSNSGVTMTPDTPYNDTRSTSGYDPESTPVRKSSTSSMPASPAAWQLDVGDDDMRSLENASKLSTIRMKLEEKRRRIEQDKRKIEMALLRHQEKEDLESCPDVMKWETMSNESKRTPDMDPVDLDKYQQQTYGSQQHLADHHYQQPRPMQQSFGSSPHLPQAYNAPVSAYSSRPPSRDPYQQQLHQQHQQQQPMAMPQYVNEHGQYMSPPQPAHYMQQQPQQQQQQQPQSIYSDNGAAYNNHSPYGGGAPQYRSSVVYDDYGQPTNHFYLHESSPQPQAHPHPQRRTWAHSAAAAAYEQQQQIQQPLVDVNAWQTQQHQQQKQKQTWMNRPPSSVGAPSPGSFVLHQNGGGNNGGGGELQHLFQVQASPQHAQRQVSGSNGVQRQQSLTNLRDNRSPRAPQQMGMPMQHEDMMAPQSICFIGDEEDVDELERNIIESMQSTRISDFVHQQQQQHQQQLQQQQQRLQGHSGRGSSSEDYDSGEMISNKLNITSGNLTYRIPSPSRPSIQANSFQDPRSPMAAASGEEPPEKGFYISFDDEQPKRPKPPLRAKRSPKKEAPPGGRDSVDNQATLKRESLSQLHNNNNIGFGGGEDVVSSKPVTRHSIHGLSNSNSVKSPGNATYNKYTDEPPIQLRQLAVSGAVSPTGNERRHLEDVTNQTHQQQQQQPMSPTRLQQSSNNAEAAKNKALVIGADSTNLDPDSVDEMERRKEKIMLLSLQRRQQQEEAKARKEIESSQKREKEREKEEERSRKKEEQIARRAAILEQHRLKKAIEEAEREGKTLDRPDLHVKLQPHSSTSTTPRLRQQRTTRPRPKTIHVDDASVDISEASSISSRGKKGSSSNLTGYGQLSSNSMKRDYYRGSQDSLTVKESPDDYPSTSSTPIGRRGSYKTSREPAGVERGRTLSRISVAKGSTLNFRGRKSNSLMNLCDSGLGRATPPRRAPSPGMGMGASGRHMPSPSGPGSLPPGLISKRRGFDDGSSDFSLTPNLNMEYSGPKLYKQPAAKSNRGIILNAVEYCVFPGVVNREAKQKVLEKIARSEAKHFLVLFRDAGCQFRALYSYQPETDQVTKLYGTGPSQVDEVMFDKFFKYNSGGKCFSQVHTKHLTVTIDAFTIHNSLWQGKRVQLPSKKDMALVI; this is encoded by the exons ATGGATGTCGAAACACAGGAAATACGACAG GCTCGTCAACGTGCTTCCGTCAAGTGGCTGCTCTCGAAGGCCTTTAACAATCGCGTGCCAGACAACCTGAAGGAGCCCTTCTATCGCGACCATGAGAACCAGGAGCGCCTCAAGCCGCAGATCATCGTGGAGCTGGGCAATGCCACGCTCTACTGCCAGACGCTGTCCAATCTGTACTCAGATCCCAACTACCAAAGCATGAACCACTGGTCAATAATACAGACGCTAGCGCGCAAGGGAGTTCCCGTGGCGGAGACCTCGGACATGCCCATTACCGAAACGGTATTAATTCAAACGAATCCGCTGCGAATT AACGCCCACATGTCTGTGATAGAATCGCTGATGGTTTTGTATGCGAAGGAAATATCGTCGGGTGACCGCGTCATGGCGGCCATACGAAG AATATCTGGCAACAACTATCAGGCGCCTCCTGGCCAGTCCTATGAGCAAGCTCTGCTGGGCTGGATTTCGCATGCTTGCGCTGCTCTAAAGAAGCGCATTATCAAGGAGGTGGACGCTGGGCTGCCCGATGATAAT GGCTCTCGTCTGCAGACGCCGGACATACCGCCTGTGAGGGACTTCCAGGATCTGTGCGACGGCATCTGCTTGGCGCTGCTTATCTCGTACTATTGCCCCAAGGTGGTGCCGTGGACGAGTGTGCGGATTAATTATCTGCCGGCCGTCGAGGATTCGATTCATAACATCCTGCTGGTGTGCAACTTCTCGCAGAAGCATCTGCCCTACAGCGTGTTCCACATGACGCCCGAGGATGTGACCTATATGAGAGG ATCCATGAAACTGAATCTGGTACTGCTGCTCACGGATCTGTTCAATCTGTTCGAGATACACCCAGCCAAGTGCGTTTGCTACCCCGGCATGGATGGTCAGG ATGTCATCGCCCGGCGCACTTTGGGCGCCAATGAGCACGGGATCTGCCATCGACGGGGCCTCACTGTACAGCCCGTCACGCCCATTCCCGATCTGCGCAGCGATCTCGACCAGCCGCCAGTTGGCTCGCCCCAGAATCGACCACCGTTCCAAG tTCCGCACTCGAATTCATTTGGCGGCGGCCTAAATCGCAGATCAACCCCGCCCAACGAATACCAGACGGTTCAGTCAAATAATTTTGACGGTAATAATCATGCCGaag CCTTTGTGGTGCACAAGTCGCGTGGCATCACCACACTCGCCTCCATGcactcgcagcagcagcagcagctccatcagcaacatcagcagcagcagcaacagcaacagcagcagcaataccAGCAGCACCCGTCCCACTCGCAGCTCCaaatccagcagcagcaggagcccTTGGTTCCGGCTCGCTTGCGCCAGGCTAAAGAAAAGACCAATGTCGAGTCGAAGGCGGACGAGAGAG GCGATTTTGTCGCTGCCGGTCGACCAAGTAACTGGGAACAGAGCCGCCGGCCCAGCTTTGCAG GACGTCGCTCACGCAGGAATTCCTCGAGTGAGGACTCCCAGCTGACCATTGAAAACTTTGGCGGCTCACAGGATCAGCTGAATACATTAGGACGCTACGAACGCGACAGGGAACGTAAGTTGTCCAACACCAGCGTGGGTGGTAGTGGCTATCCAGTGGAACCCGCCGTGGCCGTTCGATCCTCGATTGCCGATGCGCGGGGCACGTTGCAGCTGGGTTACGACACGGATTCGGGCTCTGAGAAGCAGGATCGCGAGACGGAAAAGTATTCGATGCGGCGGCAAGTCAG CGTGGACAATGTGCCCACTGTTTCGTCGCACAATCTTTCGAATGCGGGCAGCCCGTTGCCGGTGGCCAGGCACAAGCAACATTCCAGCGACAAAGACTACGGCAGCAACAGTGGGGTGACGATGACGCCGGATACGCCGTACAACGATACCCGTTCCACCAGTGGCTACGATCCGGAGAGCACGCCCGTGCGCAAATCCTCGACTAGCAGCATGCCAGCGAGTCCAGCTGCCTGGCAGTTGGATGTGGGTGACGATGATATGCGATCGCTGGAGAACGCCAGCAAGCTGTCCACCATACGGATGAAGCTGGAGGAGAAGCGGCGGCGCATAGAGCAGGACAAGCGCAAGATCGAGATGGCCTTGCTGCGACACCAGGAGAAG gAGGATTTGGAGTCGTGTCCGGATGTGATGAAATGGGAGACCATGAGCAACGAATCGAAGCGCACGCCCGACATGGATCCCGTTGACTTGGACAAGTACCAG CAGCAGACCTACGGGTCGCAGCAGCACCTGGCCGATCACCATTACCAGCAGCCGAGACCCATGCAGCAAAGCTTTGGCTCATCGCCGCATCTTCCGCAGGCCTACAACGCCCCAGTCAGTGCGTACAGTTCCCGTCCGCCCAGCCGCGATCcctaccagcagcagctccaccagcaacatcagcagcaacagccgaTGGCCATGCCCCAGTACGTCAACGAGCATGGGCAGTACATGTCGCCGCCGCAGCCCGCCCACTACATGCAGCAgcaaccgcagcagcagcaacagcagcagccgcagagCATCTACAGTGACAACGGGGCGGCGTACAACAACCACTCGCCCTACGGCGGAGGAGCTCCGCAGTATCGGAGCAGCGTGGTGTACGATGATTACGGGCAGCCCACCAATCACTTTTACCTGCACGAATCGTCGCCACAGCCGCAGgctcatccgcatccgcagcgGAGGACTTGGGCCCACTCCGCAGCAGCCGCCGCctacgagcagcagcagcagatccaGCAGCCTCTGGTGGATGTGAATGCCTGGCAGacgcagcagcatcagcagcagaagcagaaacagACCTGGATGAACAGGCCGCCCTCGAGTGTGGGCGCACCCAGTCCCGGCAGCTTTGTGCTGCATCAGAATGGAGGAGGAAATAACGGAGGAGGTGGCGAACTACAGCACCTGTTTCAGGTGCAGGCCTCGCCGCAGCACGCCCAGCGTCAGGTGAGCGGTTCGAATGGCGTGCAGCGCCAGCAATCGCTGACCAATTTGCGCGACAATCGATCGCCCAGGGCACCGCAACAAATGGGCATGCCGATGCAGCACGAGGACATGATGGCGCCGCAGAGCATTTGCTTCATCGGCGACGAGGAGGATGTGGATGAGCTGGAGCGCAACATCATTGAGTCCATGCAGTCGACGCGCATCTCCGACTTTgtgcaccagcagcagcagcaacatcaacagcaactccagcagcagcagcagcgattgCAGGGGCACAGCGGACGAGGCAGCAGCTCGGAGGATTACGACAGCGGGGAGATGATCTCCAACAAGCTGAACATCACCAGCGGCAACCTCACGTACCGCATACCCTCGCCCTCCCGTCCCTCCATCCAGGCCAACAGCTTCCAGGATCCCCGATCCCCAATGGCAGCGGCATCCGGCGAGGAGCCGCCCGAGAAGGGCTTCTACATCTCCTTCGACGACGAGCAGCCCAAGCGACCCAAGCCACCGCTGCGGGCCAAGCGATCGCCCAAAAAGGAGGCTCCGCCGGGTGGAAGGGACAGCGTGGATAACCAGGCGACCCTCAAACGTGAATCGCTAAGTCAGctgcacaacaacaacaacattggATTCGGCGGAGGTGAGGATGTGGTGAGCAGCAAGCCAGTGACCAGGCACAGCATCCACGGGCTGAGCAACTCCAACAGTGTCAAATCCCCCGGGAATGCCACCTACAACAAGTACACCGATGAGCCGCCCATCCAACTCCGCCAGCTGGCCGTTTCGGGAGCAGTTTCGCCGACTGGCAACGAACGCCGCCACTTGGAGGATGTGACCAATCAgacgcatcagcagcagcagcaacagccgaTGTCGCCCACGCGACTCCAGCAGAGCAGCAACAATGCGGAGGCGGCCAAAAACAAGGCGCTGGTCATCGGAGCAGATTCTACGAATTTGGATCCG GATTCTGTAGACGAGATGGAGCGGCGCAAGGAGAAGATCATGCTGCTGTCCCTGCAGCGTcgccagcagcaggaggaggccAAGGCGCGCAAGGAGATCGAGTCTTCCCAGAAGCGGGAAAAGGAGcgcgagaaggaggaggagcggtCGCGCAAGAAGGAAGAGCAAATAGCTCGGCGAGCGGCCATTTTGGAGCAGCACAGACTCAAGAAAGCCATCGAAGAGGCCGAGCGAGAG GGTAAAACCCTGGATCGGCCCGACTTGCATGTGAAACTGCAACCCCATTCATCCACCTCAACGACTCCGCGGCTGAGGCAGCAGCGCACCACGCGTCCCAGACCCAAGACGATCCACGTGGACGATGCCAGCGTGGACATCAGCGAGGCTTCGAGCATCTCTAGTCGGGGCAAGAAAGGCTCAAGCTCGAATCTAACCG GCTACGGTCAACTAAGCTCAAATTCAATGAAAAGAGATTACTACAGGGGCTCGCAAGACTCCCTCACTGTAAAAg AGTCACCCGATGATTATCCCAGTACAAGTTCAACTCCGATTGGACGACGGGGATCGTACAAAACTTCCAGAG AGCCAGCCGGCGTAGAAAGAGGCCGCACTCTGTCGCGTATCTCCGTCGCAAAGGGCAGCACGCTTAATTTCCGGGGCCGAAAGTCCAATTCGCTAATGAATCTGTGCG ATTCGGGACTGGGACGCGCCACTCCGCCGAGGCGTGCTCCGTCGcctggaatgggaatgggcgcTTCAGGTAGGCATATGCCATCTCCCTCCGGACCGGGCTCTTTGCCGCCAGGTTTGATATCGAAACGTCGCGGATTTGATGATGGATCCAGCGATTTCTCTTTAACTCCGAATTTGAACATGGAATATTCGG GTCCCAAACTCTATAAACAACCAGCGGCCAAATCGAATCGTGGGATCATCCTGAACGCCGTTGAATACTGCGTTTTTCCCGGCGTCGTCAACCGCGAGGCCAAACAGAAAGTGCTGGAGAAGATCGCGCGCTCGGAGGCGAAGCACTTCCTGGTACTCTTCCGGGATGCGGGCTGCCAGTTCCGCGCCCTCTACAGCTACCAGCCGGAAACGGACCAGGTGACCAAGCTGTATGGCACTGGGCCTAGTCAAGTCGACGAAGTGATGTTCGACAAGTTCTTCAA ATACAACTCAGGCGGCAAGTGCTTCTCGCAAGTGCACACAAAGCATCTGACGGTGACCATCGACGCCTTCACAATACACAATTCCCTGTGGCAGGGCAAGCGGGTGCAGTTGCCCAGCAAAAAGGACATGGCGCTGGTAATCTAA